One genomic region from Epinephelus fuscoguttatus linkage group LG8, E.fuscoguttatus.final_Chr_v1 encodes:
- the LOC125893315 gene encoding protein S100-A6-like, which translates to MSRLEQAIATIVDVFVDHANGDGNLNKGELAKLWEKEIENPEIKAKISSANCAKIMGKIDRNRDGEINFREFVKCVGFMAKCHYREKTGRGQEDED; encoded by the exons ATGTCTCGTCTGGAGCAGGCCATTGCAACCATTGTGGATGTATTTGTGGATCACGCTAACGGTGATGGCAACTTAAACAAGGGTGAGCTAGCAAAGCTGTGGGAGAAAGAAATCGAAAACCCTGAGATTAAA GCTAAGATCAGTTCAGCCAACTGCGCCAAGATCATGGGGAAGATAGACAGGAACCGCGATGGAGAGATCAACTTCAGAGAGTTCGTTAAGTGTGTGGGTTTCATGGCCAAATGCCACTACCGTGAGAAGACTGGCAGAGGCCAAGAAGATGAAGACTGA
- the LOC125893218 gene encoding protein S100-G-like, with protein sequence MARLRQAMDLLMDTFQEYAGREKDSTMTMIELVKLLRKEFPDEEKSLSAVSTLFCKMDEDSNGVVSFKEFVNIVTEVKLISFQQRVACLR encoded by the exons ATGGCAAGGCTCAGACAGGCAATGGATCTCCTCATGGACACCTTCCAAGAGTATGCgggaagagaaaaagacagcaCAATGACCATGATAGAACTTGTTAAACTGCTCCGTAAAGAGTTTCCTGATGAA GAGAAAAGCTTATCTGCAGTGAGCACTCTCTTCTGCAAGATGGATGAGGACAGTAATGGTGTTGTTTCTTTCAAGGAGTTTGTCAACATTGTGACGGAAGTCAAACTGATAAGCTTCCAGCA GAGGGTGGCATGTCTGCGGTGA